The window CAATTAAGTTATTCGCAAAGCCAAAACTTATACCATTAAAAAAAACACTGTCGCCAATGATTTAGTCTTTAATAAATCAATAATCCTAACACTACTTTTTTAAGGCCGCGCAAAAGTATAATTTATACGTTAACAAGCTACATGATGTTCCATTTTGGTACAATAATTGAAAATCGGAAATTCTTCTTGTAGCTTATGAAACAACAAATCTGGCAAACAATAAAAGAGGCAAAATTCAGGTATATTCAACTGGATAATTACATGTATTTGCAAGTACAGTCTCTTAAGATGGCTCGCAACATTTTGCTTGCATGCACAGCAGTTTCAACCATAGCTGTAGCCTACTTTCAAAACAATTATATTACCCTTGGAATTTGGCTTACAGGTACTTTAGCAGTATGGCTAATGGCTAATACATTTTGGGCGAAAAGCATAACGCATTTGAAAAAGGCGAAGGCCAATTTATTGAGCCTGGAACAAATAAATAATCAGCTCGAAGTATTGTGGCGTAATTTAAATAGTAAAAGTATAACTGAGGACGAGATTGCGGGTATTTATTTAACGATACAAGCTACCTTGCATCTCTGTGAAGCTGAAATTGCAGAAAACAAAATAAACATTACCACACAAACCAGCGAACATACTAATGAGCGACTTGAACTTTCGCTTCGCAATGTTTATTAAAAAAAAAGAGTAACCAAGCTGCCAAATAAATAGCCCATATTACATTTTCAAAATTCGCTCCATTACCAATTTGCTACCAATAGTTACCATAGGCAATCCGGTGCCGGGAGTAGTTGATGCACCTACATAAAATAAATTTTTCAAGAGCTCATCGTAATTGCGGGGCCTCAGTCCCCCAACTTGATTTAAACCATGTGCAAGACCTAACCCACTGCCACGATACAGGCTAAACTTCTCTTGCCAGTCTATGGGTGTCCAAATGGTTTTTGTTAGCGTAGCAGCATGTAAATCAAAATTCACACGCTTGCTAATATCTGCAATAATGGTATCGGCCAACTGCTGCGAGTCGCTCCATTCGGGCTTTGTACGAAGGTCAGGAACAGGACATAGAATAAAAATATTCTCACAACCATCGGGTGCACAATTAGGATTAGACTTGCTGCTCACATTTACATAATAATAGGGCTTATCAGGTGCAACCGTTGTTTTGAAAATTGTATCAGCATATTGCTTAAAGTTATCGCCCAAAAAATAATTATGATGCTGAAGTTTATCCACCTTGCCTTTAACACCAAGGTAAATAGTAAATGGCGCAAGCGTCCATTCCATGTTGTCCAATTTCTTTTCCGAAAATTTTTTCCTGTTAAGTACCTTACCTCTGAAAGAAGCAGCATCGCTGTTGCAAACAAAAACATCAGCAGCAAACGAAGTTCCATTGCTACTTACTACTGATTTAATCTTCCCCTGTTCGGAATTCACCGCAGCTATTTCGGTATTGTACTGAAACACCACACCCCTAGCCTCTAATAATTTAACCAATTCGCTTGTTATGCTATACATTCCACCTTTTACATTCCAATATCCATCGTGTATCATTTCGGTATAATTAAGCAGACTATATACAGCAGGTGTTTGGAAAGGTGTATTACCGAGGAAGAATGCCACTAAAGAAAAAATAACTTTTGCTTCCTGCGATGTAAATGTTTTTTCTAACTCTTCCCACATGCTGCGAAACATCATGGGAGCATGTTTCCATGGAACCCTCGACAAAGCATATAAGTATCCAATGGTAGAGTCAAAATTTTTATCAATCACAATGTGCTCTGTATCGTGAAAAAGCTGGCCTGCCTTTTTCAAATATTTTTCCAACTTTAATTTTAATTCCGGTTCTATGTTGGCAAATTCCTTTTGCAGTACATCTAAGTCTTTATATATTTTCAATGGTGTATCGCGTCCTTCAAAATATACAGTGTACAGCGGGTTAAGTTCGTTAAGCTGCAGCGGATTTTTTATTTTGCAGTAACTGAATAGTTCTGTAAACGCATAACTCATACTAAAAAAAGATGGCCCGGTATCGAACGTAAAACCGTCTTGCTTCAAAATATTTAAACGGCCACCGGGTGTAGCTGCCTTTTCAATTACTTCAACCTGATATCCATGATGTGTAAGTCGGAGCGCTGTAGCTAGCCCTCCCAATCCTGACCCTATGATTACTGCTTTTGGCATATATTAAATTTTTCATGTAACAATTTACTCCTGCAAATGTTAAGAAATACTTTTGCTTTTCATATTGCGGACGATGACAACCTTGAAATTGTACTAATAGAATGCCCTCTAATGCTTATTTTTTCTGTTCACTCTTTGGGAACTCACGCCATGTATAGCTCTTCTGAACTATTTTCCATGAGCCCTCATACTTTAGTAGTAAAAAATAGTCGGTAAATATTCTCCAATTAGGAATTACAATTTCTGCTTTTGCCATTGCCGCATCCCTTTCAAAATCAATTGAAATGATTCGACCTATGCGATCAGACTTTTCTCCTTGCTTTATATTCGAAATATACTGCTCCCCCGATCGAATTCTTAGACTATCCCTCTCACCTACCGTGTATAAATTAAAGCTTGGATGGAAGGCTTGCCGCAACCTATCAGGTTCGCCATTAGCTGTGCCTTCAATATAATCCATTAGTGTGGCTGTAATTTGTTCAATTTCGGATTTGCTATTTTGCGATTGCCCTTTTACCATTATCCCGGACAATAGTAGCATTGCCTTAAGTAAAATTTGAAGTCTCTTTGTTTTCATATCATTATATTTTTTAAAGTTTAAATTGCTCAAGTATTTGAAGATGTTAATTCACTTTAAAACGAAGATCATGTTATGTGGGAGTAGAAAAATGTTTAGAACATTTTTCAGATCTCAAAAATCATTTAAAGGCAAATGCACCCTAGGCGTATAAATCTTAACTGGTGCTAGAAATCCGGCATAATGCAACTTAACATAATCACAATCACTACAGCTGCATTGTCTTAGTTGGATCCTGTAAGTTAATCCAAAATATAGTAACAGGTTCACTATCTTCAATCTGCCCATTTGCATTTTTATCTAATCGTGCAAATACAAAC is drawn from Bacteroidota bacterium and contains these coding sequences:
- the crtI gene encoding phytoene desaturase, giving the protein MPKAVIIGSGLGGLATALRLTHHGYQVEVIEKAATPGGRLNILKQDGFTFDTGPSFFSMSYAFTELFSYCKIKNPLQLNELNPLYTVYFEGRDTPLKIYKDLDVLQKEFANIEPELKLKLEKYLKKAGQLFHDTEHIVIDKNFDSTIGYLYALSRVPWKHAPMMFRSMWEELEKTFTSQEAKVIFSLVAFFLGNTPFQTPAVYSLLNYTEMIHDGYWNVKGGMYSITSELVKLLEARGVVFQYNTEIAAVNSEQGKIKSVVSSNGTSFAADVFVCNSDAASFRGKVLNRKKFSEKKLDNMEWTLAPFTIYLGVKGKVDKLQHHNYFLGDNFKQYADTIFKTTVAPDKPYYYVNVSSKSNPNCAPDGCENIFILCPVPDLRTKPEWSDSQQLADTIIADISKRVNFDLHAATLTKTIWTPIDWQEKFSLYRGSGLGLAHGLNQVGGLRPRNYDELLKNLFYVGASTTPGTGLPMVTIGSKLVMERILKM
- a CDS encoding nuclear transport factor 2 family protein; amino-acid sequence: MLLLSGIMVKGQSQNSKSEIEQITATLMDYIEGTANGEPDRLRQAFHPSFNLYTVGERDSLRIRSGEQYISNIKQGEKSDRIGRIISIDFERDAAMAKAEIVIPNWRIFTDYFLLLKYEGSWKIVQKSYTWREFPKSEQKK